Proteins from a single region of Rhodothermales bacterium:
- a CDS encoding acyltransferase — translation MMRFLVTRLVLRGLASAFRRVCWVGEPPVWPADTPVVLYANHHHFFDGHLLWYALHRGLGRSFSVWMEDWDRFPMFAACGAMPFPADDPARRLATIRRTVTRMRRRPMSGLAYFPEARLHAPEEGIHPFGSEAFSRFDRLFPPCLWVPVALHVTWWGESLPTALIHAGEPHAHSTGDEHQRLERLWSSLRNERPAHTTVLFDGQKSPDEAWDLRFSRRMFERYLR, via the coding sequence ATGATGCGATTCCTGGTGACCCGCCTGGTCCTACGTGGCCTGGCTTCTGCGTTCCGGCGCGTGTGTTGGGTGGGTGAGCCGCCGGTGTGGCCGGCGGACACGCCCGTGGTCCTCTACGCCAACCACCATCATTTCTTCGACGGCCATCTGCTGTGGTACGCCCTGCATCGGGGCCTGGGCCGATCCTTTTCGGTCTGGATGGAAGACTGGGACCGTTTTCCGATGTTCGCCGCCTGCGGCGCCATGCCTTTCCCTGCCGACGACCCCGCCCGGCGGCTAGCGACCATTCGGCGGACCGTGACCCGGATGCGCCGGCGCCCGATGTCCGGCCTCGCATACTTCCCTGAGGCCCGGCTCCATGCACCCGAGGAAGGCATCCACCCCTTCGGCAGCGAGGCGTTTTCCCGGTTCGATCGCCTCTTCCCTCCCTGCCTCTGGGTACCTGTGGCCCTTCATGTGACCTGGTGGGGGGAGTCCCTTCCAACGGCGTTGATCCACGCCGGCGAACCTCACGCCCACTCGACCGGCGACGAACATCAACGGCTGGAGCGGCTCTGGAGCAGCCTGCGGAACGAGCGACCCGCGCATACCACGGTGTTGTTCGATGGCCAAAAAAGCCCCGATGAGGCCTGGGAC
- a CDS encoding phytoene/squalene synthase family protein, with amino-acid sequence YFYCRTIDNIADTASNGQARDAALRELATARRALDDTLAGRPPAAGLIWRRLAELHERYTLHTPPLYELIDGAEWDLRGIHIETEDDLIRYANLVAGSIGSMMLPFLIDERDDLPRLEAPARDLGIAMQITNILRDVGEDARALGRVYIPSATLARFGCRGADLASTTLPEGYPELIEYVMEMAEEYFVSGRSGIAALNRSVRPGIEAAARIYREILNEIRRRDYDNLNERAYTSRAKKVQLLLFDTYERRKRRLQGRSPARLTA; translated from the coding sequence GTATTTCTACTGCCGCACGATCGACAACATCGCCGACACCGCATCGAACGGGCAGGCACGGGATGCGGCGTTACGCGAACTCGCCACCGCGCGACGGGCGCTCGACGACACCCTCGCCGGCCGGCCGCCGGCCGCCGGACTCATCTGGCGTCGTCTCGCCGAACTCCATGAACGGTACACGCTCCATACGCCGCCACTGTACGAATTGATCGATGGCGCCGAGTGGGACCTGCGAGGCATCCATATCGAGACGGAGGACGACCTGATCCGGTATGCTAACCTCGTCGCCGGCAGCATCGGCTCCATGATGTTGCCGTTCCTGATCGACGAGCGCGACGACCTGCCCCGGCTGGAGGCGCCGGCGCGAGACCTGGGCATCGCCATGCAGATCACCAACATCCTGCGCGATGTCGGCGAAGATGCTCGTGCGTTGGGCCGCGTGTACATCCCAAGTGCGACGCTCGCTCGTTTCGGTTGTCGGGGAGCTGACCTTGCGTCCACAACCCTGCCCGAGGGTTACCCGGAGTTGATCGAGTACGTGATGGAGATGGCCGAAGAGTATTTCGTGAGCGGCAGATCCGGCATCGCCGCGCTCAACCGCTCCGTCCGCCCGGGCATCGAGGCGGCCGCCCGCATCTACCGCGAGATCCTGAACGAAATCCGCCGCCGCGATTACGATAATCTGAACGAGCGGGCGTATACTAGTCGGGCTAAAAAAGTGCAGCTCCTCCTCTTTGATACCTACGAGCGGCGCAAACGGCGCCTGCAGGGGCGCTCGCCGGCCCGCCTTACGGCATGA